The Bordetella sp. FB-8 genome includes a window with the following:
- the rpoB gene encoding DNA-directed RNA polymerase subunit beta, whose translation MPYSYTEKKRIRKSFAKREDVQNVPFLLATQLQSYLTFLQSDVPSAQRASDGLQAAFTSIFPIVSHNGMARLEFVSYVLGEPVFDVKECQQRGLTYASPLRAKVRLVLMDREVSKPTIKEVKEQEVYMGEIPLMTGTGSFVINGTERVIVSQLHRSPGVFFEHDRGKTHSSGKLLFSARVIPYRGSWLDFEFDPKDVLFFRVDRRRKMPVTILLKAIGMTPESILGEFFEFDDFTLQSEGAMMTVVSERWKGEIARFDIADRAGKVLVEKDKRINAKHLRDMASADIERITVPEDFLLGRVLAKNIVDAETGEIVAHANDEITESVLMAMREAKVASFQTLYTNDLDRGPYISQTLRTDETVDQMAARVAIYRMMRPGEPPTEEAVEALFQRLFYSEETYDLSRVGRMKVNSRLGRGEDNTGPMTLTNSDILETIKVLVELRNGRGQIDDIDHLGNRRVRCVGELAENQFRAGLVRVERAVKERLGQAETENLMPHDLINSKPISAAIKEFFGSSQLSQFMDQTNPLSEITHKRRVSALGPGGLTRERAGFEVRDVHPTHYGRVCPIETPEGPNIGLINSMALYARLNEYGFLETPYRKIIDGKVSDQIDYLSAIEESHYVIAQANAELDEQGRFVDDLVACREAGETMMTSPANVHYMDIAPSQIVSVAASLIPFLEHDDANRALMGANMQRQAVPCLRPQKPLVGTGIERTVAVDSGTTVQALRGGVVDHVDAERVVIRVNDDENVAGEVGVDIYNLIKYTRSNQNTNINQRPIVKRGDKVAKGDVLADGASTDLGELALGQNMLIAFMPWNGYNFEDSILISEKVVADDRYTSIHIEELTVVARDTKLGPEEITRDISNLAETQLNRLDESGIVYIGAEVNADDVLVGKVTPKGETQLTPEEKLLRAIFGEKASDVKDTSLRVPSGMIGTVIDVQVFTREGIVRDKRAQSIIDDELRRYRQDLNDQLRIVENDQFDRLEKMLNGKTVNGGPKKLAKGATITKAYLADMDRWQWFDIRLADEQHAVVLEQAKESLEQKRHQFDLAFEEKRKKLTQGDELPPGVLKMIKVYLAVKRRLQPGDKMAGRHGNKGVVSRITPVEDMPHMADGTTADIVLNPLGVPSRMNVGQVLEVHLGWAAKGVGQRIADMLRDERVAQVKNIRAYLEKVYNSTGSGAHIDELTDDEVIEMAHNLRDGVPLATPVFDGATEEEISTMLKLAYPDDIAQKMQLTPSRAQAWLFDGRTGEQFERPVTIGYMHYLKLHHLVDDKMHARSTGPYSLVTQQPLGGKAQFGGQRFGEMEVWALEAYGAAYTLQEMLTVKSDDINGRTKVYENIVKGDHVIDAGMPESFNVLVKEIRSLALDMDLERN comes from the coding sequence ATGCCTTACTCGTACACCGAAAAAAAGCGCATCCGCAAAAGCTTCGCCAAGCGTGAAGACGTCCAGAACGTGCCCTTCCTGCTGGCGACACAGCTTCAATCCTACCTAACGTTCCTGCAATCTGACGTTCCCTCCGCGCAGCGGGCCAGCGATGGCCTGCAGGCCGCGTTCACGTCGATTTTCCCGATTGTCAGCCATAACGGTATGGCGCGCTTGGAGTTCGTCAGCTATGTGCTGGGCGAACCCGTGTTCGACGTCAAGGAATGCCAGCAGCGCGGTCTGACCTATGCATCGCCCCTGCGTGCCAAGGTACGTTTGGTGCTGATGGATCGCGAAGTCAGCAAACCCACCATCAAGGAAGTCAAGGAACAGGAAGTCTACATGGGCGAAATTCCGCTCATGACCGGCACCGGTTCCTTTGTCATCAATGGTACCGAACGCGTCATCGTGTCGCAACTGCACCGTTCGCCCGGTGTGTTTTTCGAGCACGATCGCGGCAAGACCCATAGCTCGGGTAAGCTGCTCTTCTCGGCCCGAGTCATTCCCTATCGCGGCTCCTGGCTGGATTTCGAGTTCGACCCCAAGGACGTCCTGTTCTTCCGTGTCGACCGTCGTCGCAAGATGCCCGTGACGATTCTGCTCAAGGCCATTGGCATGACGCCGGAATCGATTCTGGGTGAATTTTTCGAATTCGACGATTTCACGTTGCAAAGCGAAGGCGCCATGATGACCGTGGTGTCCGAGCGATGGAAGGGCGAGATCGCGCGCTTTGACATTGCCGACCGTGCCGGCAAGGTGCTGGTCGAGAAGGACAAGCGCATCAACGCCAAGCACTTGCGCGATATGGCCAGTGCCGACATCGAACGCATCACGGTGCCCGAAGATTTTCTGCTCGGCCGTGTACTGGCCAAGAACATCGTCGATGCCGAGACCGGCGAGATCGTTGCCCATGCCAACGACGAGATCACCGAATCGGTGCTGATGGCCATGCGCGAGGCCAAGGTCGCCAGCTTCCAGACCCTGTACACCAACGACCTGGACCGCGGCCCCTATATCTCGCAGACGCTGCGTACCGACGAAACCGTCGACCAGATGGCCGCGCGCGTGGCGATCTACCGCATGATGCGCCCCGGCGAGCCGCCGACCGAAGAAGCGGTCGAGGCCCTGTTCCAGCGCTTGTTCTACAGCGAGGAAACCTACGATCTGTCGCGCGTGGGCCGCATGAAGGTCAACAGCCGCCTAGGTCGCGGCGAAGACAACACCGGTCCGATGACGCTGACCAACTCGGATATCCTCGAGACCATCAAGGTTCTGGTTGAGCTGCGCAACGGCCGCGGCCAGATCGACGATATCGATCACCTGGGCAACCGCCGCGTGCGCTGCGTGGGCGAACTGGCCGAGAACCAGTTCCGCGCCGGCTTGGTGCGTGTCGAGCGCGCCGTCAAGGAACGCCTGGGTCAGGCCGAGACCGAAAACCTGATGCCGCACGATTTGATCAACTCCAAGCCGATTTCGGCCGCCATCAAGGAGTTCTTCGGTTCGAGCCAGCTGTCGCAGTTCATGGATCAAACCAATCCCCTGTCGGAGATCACGCACAAACGACGTGTTTCCGCCCTGGGCCCCGGCGGTCTGACCCGCGAGCGTGCCGGCTTCGAGGTGCGCGACGTGCATCCCACGCACTATGGCCGCGTCTGCCCGATCGAAACGCCTGAAGGTCCGAACATCGGCCTGATCAACTCCATGGCGCTGTACGCGCGCCTGAACGAGTACGGCTTTCTGGAAACGCCTTACCGCAAGATCATCGACGGCAAGGTTAGCGACCAGATCGACTACCTGTCGGCCATCGAGGAAAGCCACTACGTCATCGCCCAGGCTAACGCCGAGCTGGACGAGCAGGGCCGTTTCGTCGACGACCTCGTGGCCTGCCGCGAAGCGGGCGAAACCATGATGACCTCGCCGGCCAATGTGCATTACATGGACATCGCCCCGTCGCAGATCGTCTCGGTCGCAGCCTCGCTGATTCCGTTCCTGGAACACGACGACGCGAACCGCGCGCTGATGGGTGCCAACATGCAGCGCCAGGCCGTGCCTTGCCTGCGTCCGCAGAAACCGCTGGTCGGCACGGGTATCGAACGCACGGTGGCCGTCGACTCCGGTACCACCGTGCAGGCCTTGCGCGGCGGTGTGGTCGACCATGTCGACGCCGAGCGCGTGGTGATCCGCGTCAACGACGACGAGAACGTCGCCGGCGAAGTGGGCGTGGACATCTACAACCTCATCAAGTACACCCGTTCCAACCAAAACACCAACATCAACCAGCGCCCCATCGTCAAGCGCGGCGACAAGGTCGCCAAGGGCGATGTTCTGGCCGACGGCGCGTCGACGGACTTGGGCGAGCTCGCCCTGGGCCAGAACATGCTGATCGCGTTCATGCCCTGGAACGGCTATAACTTCGAAGACTCGATCCTGATCTCCGAGAAGGTCGTGGCCGACGATCGCTATACCTCGATCCACATCGAGGAGCTGACGGTCGTCGCGCGCGACACCAAGCTCGGGCCGGAAGAAATCACCCGCGACATCAGCAATCTGGCCGAGACCCAGCTCAACCGCCTGGATGAATCGGGCATCGTCTACATCGGCGCCGAAGTCAATGCAGACGACGTGCTGGTGGGCAAGGTCACGCCCAAGGGCGAGACCCAGCTCACGCCGGAAGAAAAGCTGCTGCGCGCGATCTTCGGCGAGAAGGCCTCGGACGTCAAAGACACCTCGCTGCGCGTGCCCTCGGGCATGATCGGCACCGTCATCGACGTGCAGGTGTTCACTCGTGAAGGCATCGTGCGCGACAAGCGCGCCCAGTCCATCATCGACGATGAATTGCGCCGCTATCGCCAGGACCTGAACGACCAGCTGCGCATCGTCGAGAACGACCAGTTCGATCGTCTGGAAAAGATGCTCAACGGCAAGACCGTCAACGGCGGTCCGAAGAAGCTGGCCAAGGGCGCCACGATTACCAAGGCCTACCTGGCCGATATGGACCGCTGGCAGTGGTTCGACATCCGCCTAGCCGACGAGCAGCACGCCGTCGTTCTGGAACAGGCCAAGGAGTCGCTCGAGCAGAAGCGACACCAGTTCGACCTGGCCTTTGAAGAAAAGCGCAAGAAGCTCACGCAAGGCGACGAGCTGCCGCCGGGCGTGCTCAAGATGATCAAGGTGTACCTGGCCGTCAAGCGTCGCCTGCAGCCTGGCGACAAGATGGCCGGTCGTCACGGCAACAAGGGCGTGGTTTCGCGTATCACCCCCGTGGAAGACATGCCGCACATGGCCGACGGCACCACCGCCGACATCGTTCTGAACCCGCTGGGCGTGCCCTCGCGGATGAACGTCGGCCAGGTGCTGGAGGTCCACCTGGGCTGGGCCGCCAAGGGTGTGGGCCAGCGCATCGCCGACATGCTGCGCGACGAGCGCGTGGCGCAGGTCAAGAACATCCGTGCTTATCTGGAAAAGGTCTACAACTCGACCGGCTCCGGTGCGCACATCGATGAGCTGACCGACGACGAAGTCATCGAGATGGCGCACAACCTGCGCGACGGCGTGCCGCTGGCCACGCCTGTCTTTGACGGCGCGACCGAAGAGGAAATCAGCACGATGCTCAAGCTGGCCTATCCGGACGACATCGCTCAGAAGATGCAGCTGACGCCTTCGCGCGCGCAGGCATGGCTTTTCGATGGCCGTACCGGCGAGCAGTTCGAGCGCCCGGTCACCATCGGCTACATGCATTACCTGAAGCTGCACCATCTGGTCGACGACAAGATGCACGCCCGTTCGACCGGCCCGTACTCGCTCGTCACCCAGCAACCGCTGGGCGGCAAGGCGCAGTTCGGCGGCCAGCGCTTCGGTGAAATGGAAGTGTGGGCCCTGGAAGCTTACGGCGCCGCGTACACGCTGCAGGAAATGCTGACGGTGAAGTCCGACGACATTAACGGCCGCACCAAGGTTTACGAAAACATCGTCAAGGGCGATCACGTCATCGACGCCGGCATGCCGGAATCGTTCAACGTGCTCGTCAAGGAAATCCGTTCCCTGGCCCTCGACATGGATTTGGAGCGTAACTGA
- the rplL gene encoding 50S ribosomal protein L7/L12, producing MALNKAEILDAIAGMTVLELSELIKEMEEKFGVSAAAAAVAVAAAPAAAAAAVEEQTEFTVVLAETGANKVSVIKAVREITGLGLKEAKDLVDGAPKPVKDGLAKADAEAAKKKLEEAGAKAELK from the coding sequence ATGGCACTTAACAAAGCTGAAATCCTTGACGCCATCGCTGGCATGACCGTGCTCGAGCTGTCCGAGCTGATCAAGGAAATGGAAGAGAAATTTGGCGTGTCGGCTGCCGCCGCCGCTGTCGCCGTGGCTGCCGCTCCGGCCGCTGCCGCTGCCGCTGTTGAAGAGCAGACCGAGTTCACCGTCGTGCTGGCTGAAACCGGCGCCAACAAAGTGAGCGTCATCAAGGCCGTGCGTGAAATCACCGGCCTGGGTCTGAAGGAAGCCAAGGACCTGGTCGACGGCGCTCCCAAGCCCGTGAAGGATGGTCTGGCCAAGGCTGACGCCGAAGCCGCCAAGAAGAAGCTGGAAGAAGCCGGCGCCAAGGCCGAGTTGAAGTAA
- the rplJ gene encoding 50S ribosomal protein L10: MSLNRQEKAVVIEEVSAQIAKAQSIVVAEYRGLDVASVTVLRKTARESGVYLRVLKNTLARRAVAGTAFESLASQLTGPLIYGISTDPVSAAKVLAGFAKSNDKLVLKGGSLPNSALSAEGVKALATMPSRDELLSMLMGTMQAPIAQFVRTLNEVPTKFARGLAAVRDQKAAA, translated from the coding sequence GTGAGTCTCAATCGTCAAGAGAAAGCGGTCGTGATCGAAGAAGTCTCGGCGCAAATCGCCAAGGCCCAATCGATCGTGGTCGCCGAGTACCGTGGTCTGGACGTCGCTTCTGTCACCGTACTGCGCAAAACTGCGCGTGAATCGGGCGTTTACCTGCGTGTTCTGAAAAACACGCTGGCCCGTCGAGCTGTTGCTGGCACGGCTTTCGAGTCGCTGGCCTCGCAACTGACCGGTCCGCTGATCTATGGCATCAGCACCGACCCGGTTTCGGCGGCCAAGGTTCTTGCCGGTTTCGCCAAGAGCAATGACAAGCTCGTGCTCAAGGGCGGTTCGCTGCCCAACAGCGCACTGAGCGCTGAAGGTGTAAAGGCTCTGGCCACCATGCCTTCGCGTGACGAGCTGCTCTCGATGCTGATGGGCACCATGCAAGCCCCGATCGCGCAATTCGTGCGTACGCTCAACGAAGTTCCGACCAAGTTCGCCCGTGGCCTCGCCGCCGTGCGCGATCAGAAGGCCGCCGCGTAA
- the rplA gene encoding 50S ribosomal protein L1, translated as MAKLSKRAAAIAQKIERTKLYPVSEALTLVKETATAKFDESIDVAVQLGIDPKKSDQLVRGSVVMPAGTGKTVRVAVFAQGDKAEAAKAAGADIVGMEDLAESIKGGNFNFDVVIASPDTMRVVGTLGQILGPRGLMPNPKVGTVTPDVATAVKNAKAGQVQYRTDKAGIIHATIGRASFGVEQLQTNLAALVDALQKARPAAAKGIYLRKLAVSSTMGGGARVEIASLSA; from the coding sequence ATGGCAAAACTGTCCAAGCGCGCCGCCGCTATCGCCCAGAAGATCGAACGTACCAAACTGTACCCGGTCTCTGAAGCCCTGACCCTGGTCAAGGAAACCGCCACCGCCAAGTTCGATGAATCCATCGACGTGGCCGTGCAGCTGGGTATCGACCCCAAGAAGTCCGATCAACTGGTCCGTGGCTCGGTTGTCATGCCTGCTGGCACTGGCAAGACCGTTCGCGTCGCCGTGTTCGCCCAGGGTGACAAGGCTGAAGCGGCCAAGGCCGCCGGCGCCGACATCGTCGGCATGGAAGACCTGGCCGAGAGCATCAAGGGCGGCAATTTCAATTTCGACGTGGTCATCGCATCGCCCGACACCATGCGCGTCGTCGGTACGCTGGGCCAGATCCTGGGTCCGCGCGGCCTGATGCCGAATCCCAAGGTCGGCACCGTGACGCCCGACGTCGCCACCGCTGTGAAGAATGCCAAGGCCGGCCAGGTGCAATACCGCACCGACAAGGCAGGCATCATTCACGCCACCATCGGCCGCGCCTCGTTCGGCGTGGAGCAACTGCAAACTAACCTGGCTGCCCTGGTCGACGCCCTGCAAAAGGCTCGTCCCGCCGCCGCCAAGGGCATTTATCTGCGCAAACTCGCTGTCTCGTCGACGATGGGCGGCGGTGCGCGCGTGGAAATTGCCTCGCTGTCGGCCTGA
- the rplK gene encoding 50S ribosomal protein L11 yields the protein MAKKIVGFIKLQVPAGKANPSPPIGPALGQRGLNIMEFCKAFNAKTQGMEPGLPIPVVITAFADKSFTFIMKTPPATVLIKKAAGVQKGSPKPHTDKVGMLTRAQAEEIAKTKQPDLTAADLDAAVRTIAGSARSMGITVEGI from the coding sequence ATGGCGAAGAAGATCGTCGGCTTTATCAAGCTGCAAGTGCCGGCTGGTAAGGCCAATCCCTCTCCCCCGATCGGTCCGGCGTTGGGCCAGCGCGGCCTGAACATCATGGAATTCTGCAAGGCGTTCAACGCCAAGACTCAGGGCATGGAGCCCGGTCTGCCGATTCCCGTGGTGATCACCGCGTTCGCGGACAAGTCCTTCACCTTCATCATGAAGACCCCGCCCGCGACGGTCCTCATCAAGAAGGCCGCTGGCGTGCAAAAGGGCTCCCCCAAGCCCCATACTGACAAGGTTGGCATGCTGACGCGCGCCCAGGCCGAGGAAATCGCCAAGACCAAGCAACCCGATCTGACCGCGGCCGACCTGGACGCCGCCGTCCGTACGATCGCAGGCAGCGCCCGCAGTATGGGCATCACCGTCGAGGGCATCTGA
- the nusG gene encoding transcription termination/antitermination protein NusG, translated as MSKRWYVVHVYSGMEKSVQKALNERIERAALQTSFGRILVPSEEVVEMKGGQKSISERRIFPGYVLVEMDLTDESWHLVKNTNRVTGFLGGSGNRPSPISEKEVEKILSQMEEGVEKPRPKVLFEVGEMVRVKEGPFADFNGNVEEVNYEKSKVRVSVTIFGRATPVELDFSQVEKT; from the coding sequence ATGAGTAAGCGTTGGTATGTCGTCCATGTCTATTCAGGCATGGAAAAAAGCGTCCAGAAGGCGCTGAACGAGCGCATTGAGCGCGCTGCGCTGCAGACTTCGTTTGGTCGCATTCTTGTGCCGTCGGAAGAAGTCGTCGAAATGAAAGGCGGCCAGAAGTCGATCAGTGAGCGTCGTATTTTCCCGGGCTACGTCCTGGTTGAGATGGACCTCACCGACGAAAGCTGGCACCTGGTCAAGAATACCAATCGAGTCACCGGTTTTCTGGGCGGCTCGGGCAATCGTCCTTCGCCGATCTCCGAAAAGGAAGTCGAGAAGATCCTCTCCCAAATGGAAGAGGGTGTCGAAAAACCGCGTCCCAAGGTGCTGTTCGAAGTGGGCGAGATGGTGCGCGTCAAGGAAGGCCCGTTCGCGGACTTTAACGGCAACGTCGAAGAAGTCAACTACGAAAAGAGCAAGGTGCGCGTGTCGGTGACCATTTTTGGCCGCGCGACCCCTGTGGAATTGGATTTCAGCCAGGTCGAAAAGACCTGA
- the secE gene encoding preprotein translocase subunit SecE codes for MSNTNVETVTSTADRIKLGLAVLVVIAGIVGFSVLDSQSIGVRIGVFVGGLAIAALIAWFSEPGRRTLSFGSESYNEMRKVVWPSRKETTQMTGIVFAFVVAMGVFMWVVDKLIEWILYGLLLGWK; via the coding sequence ATGTCCAACACCAACGTAGAAACCGTAACCAGCACTGCCGACCGGATCAAGCTCGGACTGGCGGTTCTTGTCGTCATCGCAGGAATTGTCGGTTTCTCGGTGTTGGATTCGCAGTCCATCGGCGTGCGCATTGGCGTGTTCGTCGGTGGTCTGGCCATCGCAGCGCTCATTGCCTGGTTCAGCGAACCCGGTCGCCGCACGCTCAGCTTTGGCAGCGAGTCCTACAACGAAATGCGCAAGGTCGTCTGGCCTAGCCGCAAAGAAACCACCCAGATGACTGGCATCGTGTTTGCCTTCGTGGTCGCCATGGGTGTGTTCATGTGGGTGGTCGACAAATTGATCGAATGGATACTCTACGGCCTATTGCTGGGCTGGAAATAA
- the tuf gene encoding elongation factor Tu, translated as MAKGKFERTKPHVNVGTIGHVDHGKTTLTAAITTVLSSKFGGEAKGYDQIDAAPEEKARGITINTAHVEYETQNRHYAHVDCPGHADYVKNMITGAAQMDGAILVVSAADGPMPQTREHILLSRQVGVPYIIVFLNKADMVDDAELLELVEMEVRELLSKYDFPGDDTPIVKGSAKLALEGDKGELGEQAIMALADALDTYIPTPERAVDGAFLMPVEDVFSISGRGTVVTGRVERGIVKVGEEIEIVGIKPTLKTTCTGVEMFRKLLDQGQAGDNVGILLRGTKREEVERGQVLAKPGSITPHTEFTAEVYILSKDEGGRHTPFFNGYRPQFYFRTTDVTGTIDLPKDKEMVLPGDNVTMTVKLLAPIAMEEGLRFAIREGGRTVGAGVVAKIIA; from the coding sequence ATGGCAAAAGGCAAGTTTGAGCGTACCAAGCCGCACGTGAACGTGGGTACGATTGGTCACGTTGACCACGGCAAAACGACGTTGACGGCGGCGATCACGACGGTGCTGTCGAGCAAGTTTGGTGGAGAAGCGAAGGGCTACGACCAGATTGATGCGGCCCCTGAAGAGAAGGCGCGCGGCATCACGATCAACACGGCGCACGTGGAGTACGAGACGCAGAACCGTCACTACGCGCACGTGGATTGCCCGGGACACGCGGACTACGTCAAGAACATGATTACCGGGGCCGCCCAGATGGACGGGGCGATTCTGGTGGTGTCGGCCGCCGACGGCCCGATGCCCCAGACGCGCGAGCACATTTTGCTCTCGCGCCAAGTGGGCGTGCCGTACATCATCGTGTTCCTGAACAAGGCGGACATGGTGGACGATGCCGAGCTGCTCGAGCTGGTGGAAATGGAAGTGCGCGAGCTGCTCTCGAAGTACGATTTTCCGGGCGATGACACCCCGATCGTCAAGGGTTCGGCCAAGCTGGCGCTCGAGGGCGACAAGGGCGAGCTGGGCGAGCAGGCGATCATGGCGCTGGCCGATGCGCTGGACACGTACATCCCGACGCCTGAGCGCGCTGTGGACGGCGCTTTCCTGATGCCGGTCGAAGACGTGTTCTCGATCTCGGGTCGCGGCACGGTGGTGACCGGCCGTGTCGAGCGTGGCATTGTCAAGGTGGGCGAAGAAATCGAGATCGTCGGTATCAAGCCCACGCTCAAGACCACCTGCACGGGCGTGGAGATGTTCCGCAAGCTGCTGGACCAGGGCCAGGCCGGAGACAACGTCGGTATTTTGCTGCGCGGCACCAAGCGTGAAGAAGTCGAGCGTGGCCAGGTGCTGGCCAAGCCCGGTTCGATCACCCCGCACACCGAGTTCACGGCCGAGGTGTACATTCTGTCCAAGGATGAAGGCGGTCGCCACACGCCGTTCTTCAATGGTTATCGTCCCCAGTTTTACTTCCGCACCACGGATGTGACCGGCACGATCGACCTGCCCAAGGACAAAGAGATGGTGCTGCCGGGCGATAACGTGACGATGACGGTCAAACTGCTGGCCCCGATCGCCATGGAAGAAGGCCTGCGCTTTGCTATCCGCGAAGGCGGACGTACCGTCGGCGCCGGCGTCGTCGCTAAAATCATCGCCTAA
- a CDS encoding asparaginase — MLEQTLPRIALLATGGTIAGTQVQANSAGYKAGALPIGHLVDAVPGLSNLARIQAEQVANIGSQNMSHDVWGALAARIADLSRQEDIKGIVVVHGTDTLEETAYFLSLVTHTDKPLVLVGAMRPATALGAEGPANLYNAVALAVSAQARGRGPLVVMNEDIHYAREVQKIASMGICAFASPNRGRAGVVRGGEPRFYSRNTTRHTLDSEFSLSALQAAHWPRVDIVYAHAGMDGLLIDALAGHAAGIVLAGVGGGNTTDSALSALSRAAAAGVAVVRSSRTGSGPVDRGGEVDDDAMNFVAAGELSPQKARVLLMLALSVGRDPAQWQRCFEQY; from the coding sequence ATGCTTGAGCAAACCTTGCCGCGGATCGCCTTGCTCGCCACGGGCGGCACCATTGCCGGCACTCAGGTACAGGCCAACTCCGCCGGCTACAAGGCCGGTGCCCTGCCGATCGGACACCTGGTCGATGCCGTGCCCGGCTTGTCCAACCTGGCTCGAATACAGGCCGAGCAGGTCGCCAACATCGGCAGCCAGAACATGAGCCATGACGTATGGGGGGCGTTGGCCGCACGCATCGCCGACCTGTCCAGGCAAGAGGACATAAAGGGCATTGTCGTCGTGCACGGCACGGACACGCTCGAAGAAACCGCGTATTTCCTGAGTCTGGTCACGCATACCGACAAGCCTCTGGTACTGGTGGGCGCGATGCGTCCGGCGACGGCGCTGGGCGCGGAAGGTCCAGCCAATCTGTACAACGCGGTGGCCCTGGCCGTCAGCGCTCAAGCGCGCGGCCGCGGCCCGCTGGTCGTGATGAACGAAGACATTCACTACGCACGCGAAGTGCAGAAAATCGCCAGCATGGGCATCTGCGCCTTCGCATCGCCTAACCGAGGCAGGGCGGGGGTCGTGCGCGGAGGCGAACCGCGTTTCTACTCGCGCAACACAACGCGGCATACCCTGGACAGCGAATTCTCCTTGTCGGCCCTACAAGCGGCGCACTGGCCGCGTGTGGACATCGTCTACGCCCACGCAGGCATGGACGGCCTTCTCATCGACGCGCTGGCCGGCCATGCGGCGGGCATCGTGCTGGCCGGTGTAGGGGGCGGCAACACTACCGACAGCGCGCTGTCGGCGCTGTCGCGCGCGGCTGCGGCCGGCGTGGCGGTGGTGCGCAGCAGCCGCACCGGCAGCGGTCCGGTCGATCGCGGCGGCGAGGTCGACGATGACGCGATGAATTTCGTCGCTGCGGGCGAGCTCAGCCCGCAGAAGGCCCGAGTACTGCTGATGCTGGCCTTATCGGTCGGCCGCGACCCCGCGCAATGGCAGCGCTGCTTCGAACAGTATTGA
- a CDS encoding ParB/RepB/Spo0J family partition protein produces the protein MATKNPKGLGRGLDVLLGADAPAVDNLGKSGGQKEGPPTSLAVAKLRAGKYQPRTRMDEGSLTELAESIRAQGVIQPITVRALGADAPGEYEIIAGERRFRAAQLAGLKEVPVLVREVSDENAAVIALIENIQREDLNPLEEAQGVRRLLDEFGLTHEQAAQAIGRSRSATSNLLRLLNLAAPVQTMLLAGDIDMGHARSLLPVDAATQIQLANQVVAKRLSVREAEKLVARVQKETEATRTKKSKSPSRDVTRLEEALSDILGTRVTLKVGAKEKGQILIDFHGWDHLNSLLERQGLSGVLDA, from the coding sequence ATGGCGACAAAAAACCCCAAGGGCTTGGGCCGGGGTCTGGATGTACTGCTGGGTGCGGACGCGCCCGCTGTCGATAATCTGGGCAAATCGGGGGGCCAGAAAGAAGGCCCGCCGACGTCGTTGGCCGTGGCCAAGCTGCGCGCGGGCAAGTACCAGCCGCGCACCCGCATGGACGAGGGTTCGTTGACCGAGCTGGCCGAATCCATCCGTGCCCAAGGCGTAATCCAGCCCATCACAGTCCGCGCTCTGGGCGCTGACGCGCCGGGCGAGTACGAGATCATCGCCGGCGAACGGCGCTTTCGTGCTGCGCAATTAGCGGGCTTGAAGGAAGTGCCGGTACTGGTACGCGAGGTATCGGACGAGAACGCCGCCGTCATTGCGCTGATCGAGAACATCCAACGCGAAGATCTCAATCCGCTGGAAGAAGCCCAGGGCGTACGGCGGCTGCTGGACGAGTTCGGCCTGACCCATGAGCAGGCGGCGCAGGCCATCGGCCGCTCGCGCTCGGCCACCAGCAATCTGTTGCGCCTGCTCAATCTGGCCGCTCCCGTGCAGACCATGCTGTTAGCCGGCGATATCGACATGGGTCACGCGCGTTCGCTGCTTCCCGTGGACGCGGCCACGCAGATCCAGCTGGCCAACCAGGTTGTGGCCAAGAGGCTGTCGGTGCGCGAAGCCGAAAAACTCGTTGCCCGGGTCCAAAAAGAAACCGAAGCCACTAGGACTAAAAAATCCAAGAGTCCCTCGCGCGACGTCACGCGGCTCGAAGAAGCCCTGTCCGACATTCTGGGCACGCGCGTGACGCTCAAGGTCGGTGCCAAGGAAAAGGGCCAGATCCTCATCGATTTTCACGGTTGGGATCATCTGAATTCACTTCTCGAACGCCAGGGACTGTCGGGGGTGCTCGATGCTTGA